From the Chloroflexus aurantiacus J-10-fl genome, one window contains:
- a CDS encoding response regulator, with protein MPHTIMVVEDDAATRRLYRFLLRNSGYDVIEAEDGIDALEKLAVHDCDVVITDMNMPRMGGIELVRTLRQNQSQVYVILVTAFGTPDTEKNALRAGVNEYLTKPFDFDELERRLQLYFSRRAQGGS; from the coding sequence GTGCCCCACACCATTATGGTTGTTGAAGATGATGCTGCTACTCGCCGGCTTTATCGTTTTCTGCTACGTAATAGCGGCTACGATGTGATCGAAGCCGAAGATGGAATCGACGCGCTGGAAAAGCTGGCCGTGCATGATTGCGATGTGGTTATTACCGATATGAATATGCCACGCATGGGTGGTATTGAGTTGGTACGCACTCTCCGCCAAAATCAATCACAAGTGTACGTGATCCTGGTCACCGCTTTCGGTACTCCCGATACCGAAAAGAATGCGCTGCGTGCTGGCGTTAACGAATATTTAACGAAACCGTTTGACTTCGATGAGTTAGAGCGACGACTGCAACTCTATTTCTCCCGTCGCGCGCAAGGCGGTTCCTGA
- a CDS encoding STAS domain-containing protein — protein sequence MSDIIRREEFGDVVVLHILTTSVDAISAAAIAAECQEMRPITVLDFSEVSFINSAGISALLKFVVSARKSGYQLFAMNVTPHHQKIFKMVEMSRYMPTIDERDLAAYR from the coding sequence ATGAGCGACATTATTCGACGAGAAGAATTTGGCGACGTCGTTGTGCTCCACATCTTGACCACCAGCGTTGATGCCATCTCGGCTGCCGCTATTGCTGCTGAGTGTCAAGAGATGCGTCCGATTACGGTGCTCGATTTTAGCGAGGTTTCGTTTATCAATTCAGCCGGCATCTCAGCATTGCTCAAGTTTGTTGTCAGTGCACGTAAATCGGGGTATCAGCTCTTTGCGATGAACGTGACCCCTCATCACCAGAAGATTTTTAAGATGGTTGAGATGTCACGCTATATGCCGACTATCGATGAACGCGATCTGGCGGCGTACCGCTGA
- a CDS encoding hybrid sensor histidine kinase/response regulator yields the protein MDLTSFYDQFRDETAENVRVLNDALLNLEAQVDDGQRRAALDRAFRAVHTIKGSARMLGFDPIAQLAHALEHVLGDLREGRCIPERTLIDLLLQGGDLVTRLTAEIPQLSAATLAHLPDFLQALRAISPAIPSVSPPTPQPASPEPSSPIDTPLRTTRQTVRVRVDRLDRLFNLAGELTIEQQSLAELGTELEQLYALVSRQQRALLALEQELARLRFSSTQRQALDARLSTLRDVQVMLVDRVQNQRENLDRYLSRQHLLVKDLEQEVMAVRLLPIATIFNSLPRLVRDLATATGKQAVLEIRGETTELDRKVLELISDPLVHLIRNAVDHGLEPPDERIAQGKPPTGLIQVSAESSGNEVRISIQDDGRGIDPARIRTRAIELGLLTAGRADQLDTQETLDLIFQPGFSTATNVTEISGRGVGMDIVRANLLELGGQVRIDSTIGQGTTITLTIPLTLITSRVVVVQVGQHHLALPAVTVRSILWVQRDQIQFIDGQPTFAHQQRTISLLALAELLAIPAESPLTRYRRVPAVLLKTRQHRVALLVDDVIDEREAVIKPLGPLFARRPALSGAVQSGDGRLVLLINPLYLVERNGYRPKPAATAIKPVAEPTRTARLLVVDDSFTTRELLRSILQSAGYDVTVAIDGADALDRLRSTPYDLVVSDIEMPRVDGFTLTTRIRNELALVDLPVILITSLASEEHRRRGLEVGAQAYIVKSQFNQDSLLNVIQQLLGHEE from the coding sequence ATGGATTTGACCAGCTTCTACGATCAGTTTCGTGATGAGACAGCCGAAAATGTACGGGTGTTGAACGATGCCCTCTTGAACCTGGAGGCGCAGGTTGATGATGGTCAGCGGCGGGCAGCCCTGGATCGGGCTTTTCGCGCAGTCCATACGATTAAGGGGTCGGCGCGCATGCTGGGTTTTGATCCGATTGCTCAGTTGGCGCATGCACTGGAACATGTCTTAGGTGATCTGCGAGAAGGTCGGTGTATACCTGAACGAACACTGATCGATCTGCTGCTGCAAGGTGGCGATCTGGTTACCCGGCTGACCGCTGAGATTCCTCAGTTGTCGGCAGCAACTCTCGCCCATCTGCCAGATTTTTTGCAAGCGCTAAGGGCAATCTCTCCGGCAATCCCTTCCGTTTCGCCACCCACTCCACAACCTGCTTCGCCAGAGCCGTCGTCGCCAATCGACACACCACTGCGTACCACACGCCAGACAGTGCGAGTGCGTGTTGATCGCCTCGACCGACTGTTTAATCTGGCCGGTGAACTTACCATCGAGCAACAATCGCTTGCCGAACTCGGTACGGAATTAGAACAGTTATACGCACTGGTCTCGCGCCAGCAACGTGCACTGCTGGCCCTTGAACAAGAGCTGGCCCGTCTCCGTTTCTCGTCAACTCAGCGCCAGGCGCTTGATGCGCGTCTGTCCACCTTGCGTGATGTGCAAGTGATGCTCGTTGATCGTGTCCAGAACCAGCGCGAGAACCTTGATCGTTACCTGTCGCGTCAGCATCTACTGGTCAAAGATCTGGAGCAAGAGGTCATGGCGGTGCGCCTGTTACCGATTGCTACCATCTTTAACTCACTCCCCCGTCTGGTGCGTGATCTGGCAACGGCGACCGGTAAACAGGCAGTGTTGGAGATCCGTGGTGAAACGACCGAGCTTGATCGTAAAGTGCTGGAGTTGATTAGCGATCCGCTGGTTCATCTGATACGGAATGCAGTTGATCACGGTCTCGAACCACCGGATGAACGCATTGCGCAGGGCAAACCACCAACAGGTTTGATTCAGGTCAGTGCCGAGTCCTCGGGCAATGAGGTGCGGATCAGCATTCAGGATGATGGTCGGGGAATTGATCCAGCTCGCATCCGCACCCGGGCGATAGAACTCGGTCTGTTAACTGCCGGTCGAGCCGATCAGCTCGATACGCAAGAGACGCTCGATCTCATTTTCCAACCCGGCTTCTCGACGGCAACGAACGTTACCGAAATTTCCGGGCGTGGAGTCGGTATGGACATCGTGCGCGCCAATCTGCTTGAATTGGGCGGGCAGGTGCGCATCGATTCGACCATCGGCCAGGGTACGACCATCACGCTCACGATCCCGCTCACTTTAATCACCAGCCGGGTTGTGGTTGTGCAGGTCGGCCAACACCATCTGGCGCTGCCGGCAGTGACTGTTCGGAGTATCTTGTGGGTACAGCGCGATCAGATTCAGTTCATTGATGGTCAGCCGACATTCGCGCATCAGCAACGCACGATCAGTCTGCTCGCTTTGGCCGAACTACTGGCTATTCCCGCGGAGTCGCCACTCACGCGCTACCGTCGTGTACCGGCTGTATTACTCAAGACGCGACAACATCGCGTTGCCTTGTTGGTTGACGACGTGATCGATGAGCGCGAGGCTGTGATTAAGCCACTCGGCCCTCTGTTTGCTCGCCGCCCGGCCTTGAGTGGCGCGGTCCAATCGGGAGATGGTCGTCTCGTGTTGTTAATCAATCCGCTCTACCTGGTCGAAAGGAATGGCTATCGGCCAAAGCCTGCTGCTACCGCAATCAAGCCGGTAGCGGAACCAACCCGAACGGCACGCCTGCTGGTTGTTGATGACTCGTTTACAACACGCGAATTATTGCGCAGCATTCTCCAATCGGCTGGTTACGATGTTACGGTGGCTATTGATGGGGCAGATGCTCTTGACAGGCTCCGTTCGACGCCATACGATCTGGTAGTAAGCGATATCGAGATGCCTCGTGTCGATGGCTTTACCCTCACGACTCGCATCCGAAATGAACTGGCCCTCGTTGATCTGCCGGTCATTTTAATTACCAGCCTTGCTTCCGAAGAACATCGTCGTCGCGGGTTGGAAGTGGGAGCACAGGCCTACATCGTGAAGAGTCAGTTTAACCAGGACAGTTTGCTGAACGTGATTCAGCAACTGCTCGGCCACGAGGAGTAG
- a CDS encoding CheR family methyltransferase: protein MTLSTEALVPLRDLLARYCGVLLDDARLVTLRSAVERRAAAAARTPARYLADLVLDADRTELQQLAELLLNHETIFFRNRPHMDALRKTLLPSLHATLPPGMPIKIWSAGCATGEEPYSIAITALEALGDPLPRPVSILATDLSASALAKARQGVYRGRTISNLTPAQRARFFTTTDAGLSIHERVRQLVTFVQHNLLEPFPAAAYGTHILFCQNVTIYFSLDTCRSLMARFYDALADGGILCLGFSETLWNIFDRLTPVAVDGAFLYRKDPPPARWMPTTTGQRLPAPALRTRAPRPLERKVTLFTEEAVVQEGRQLIENGQIDTALELFARVPLAGRHAPMVLALAAQAHANRGDLDLALAEARRALELNPLLTEAYLLLGLIYERQQQMPLAIRHLERARYLNRDHPLVAFHLAECYRQNRQITEAIREYRNAERLLNNLPPDQLLEGVAVQWLIESCRRWIGRLEGER, encoded by the coding sequence ATGACGCTATCTACAGAAGCTCTTGTTCCGCTTCGCGATTTGCTGGCGCGCTATTGTGGCGTCCTGCTCGATGATGCGCGTCTGGTTACCCTCCGCAGTGCGGTGGAACGACGGGCGGCGGCGGCGGCTCGCACACCGGCGCGCTACCTGGCCGATCTGGTGTTAGATGCTGACCGGACTGAGTTACAACAACTGGCCGAATTGCTCCTCAATCACGAGACAATCTTCTTCCGCAATCGTCCGCACATGGACGCCTTACGTAAAACGTTGTTGCCGTCATTGCATGCCACGCTGCCACCGGGGATGCCGATCAAAATCTGGAGCGCCGGGTGTGCTACCGGTGAAGAACCATATTCGATAGCCATAACTGCGCTGGAAGCTCTCGGCGATCCCCTCCCACGTCCAGTTTCGATTCTGGCGACCGATCTCAGTGCGTCGGCATTGGCAAAGGCCCGGCAGGGAGTGTACCGCGGGCGAACGATCTCCAATCTGACTCCGGCCCAACGCGCGCGCTTCTTTACCACCACCGATGCTGGCCTGTCGATTCACGAACGGGTACGGCAACTGGTCACATTTGTCCAACATAATCTGCTCGAACCCTTTCCGGCAGCGGCTTATGGCACTCATATCCTCTTTTGTCAAAATGTAACGATCTACTTTTCGCTTGATACCTGTCGTAGCCTGATGGCCCGCTTCTACGATGCACTGGCAGATGGCGGCATCCTGTGCCTTGGCTTCTCCGAAACGCTCTGGAACATTTTCGACCGCCTGACACCGGTTGCTGTTGATGGTGCATTTCTGTATCGCAAAGATCCGCCGCCGGCCCGGTGGATGCCGACGACCACCGGTCAACGGTTGCCGGCACCGGCTCTGCGTACTCGTGCGCCGCGTCCGCTCGAACGAAAAGTGACATTATTTACCGAGGAAGCCGTCGTTCAGGAAGGTCGCCAGTTGATCGAAAATGGCCAAATCGATACAGCACTGGAATTATTCGCCCGTGTGCCATTGGCCGGTCGTCATGCACCCATGGTGTTGGCTCTTGCTGCCCAGGCCCATGCCAATCGCGGCGATCTCGATCTGGCCTTGGCCGAAGCACGGCGTGCGCTGGAGCTGAATCCACTACTGACCGAGGCGTATCTCTTGCTGGGTTTGATCTATGAGCGACAACAACAAATGCCTCTTGCCATTCGGCACCTGGAGCGGGCACGGTATTTGAACCGCGACCATCCATTGGTGGCCTTCCATCTGGCCGAGTGCTACCGTCAGAACCGACAGATCACCGAGGCTATCCGCGAATATCGAAATGCTGAACGCTTATTAAACAATCTACCACCTGATCAGCTTCTGGAAGGGGTTGCAGTACAATGGCTGATTGAGAGTTGCCGGCGTTGGATCGGCCGGCTTGAGGGAGAGCGTTAA
- a CDS encoding L-lactate dehydrogenase yields MSLRKRTGKVGVVGTGMVGTSFAYALMQRSLASELVLIDIDHARAEGEAMDLNHGLPFVRPMRIYAGTYDDLAGADLIVIAAGANQRPGETRLDLLNRNVAIFREIIPPILAANDDGIIVVATNPVDILTTIGAQIAGPAANRVIGSGTILDTARFRYLLGQHYGVDPRSVHAYIVGEHGDSELALWSLANIAGVRLVDFVGANGQGYNQAALDAILEQTRNAAYEIIKRKRATYYAIGLGLLSIAEAVLRDQHTVMTISSLMNGQYGVSGIAISLPTIVGRDGAEEVLNLPLSEQEIALFQRSAGILKEHLSHVQ; encoded by the coding sequence ATGAGTTTGCGTAAACGCACCGGTAAAGTTGGCGTCGTCGGAACAGGCATGGTTGGTACCTCCTTTGCCTATGCACTGATGCAGCGCAGCCTGGCCAGCGAACTGGTGTTGATTGATATTGATCATGCCCGTGCAGAAGGGGAGGCGATGGATCTTAATCACGGCCTGCCCTTTGTTCGCCCAATGCGCATCTATGCCGGTACCTATGATGATCTGGCCGGCGCCGACTTGATAGTCATCGCTGCCGGGGCAAATCAGCGGCCTGGCGAGACCCGGCTCGATTTATTGAATCGGAATGTAGCCATTTTCCGTGAGATCATTCCTCCAATTCTGGCAGCCAATGATGATGGAATCATCGTTGTTGCCACTAATCCAGTGGACATCTTAACCACCATTGGGGCACAGATTGCCGGTCCCGCAGCGAATCGAGTGATCGGATCAGGGACCATCCTTGATACGGCACGCTTTCGCTACTTGCTTGGTCAGCACTACGGTGTCGATCCCCGCTCTGTGCACGCCTACATTGTCGGCGAACATGGCGATAGCGAGTTAGCGCTCTGGAGCCTGGCAAATATTGCCGGAGTCAGGCTAGTTGATTTTGTCGGTGCAAATGGTCAGGGCTACAATCAGGCAGCGCTTGATGCGATTCTCGAACAAACCCGTAACGCTGCATACGAGATTATTAAGCGCAAGCGGGCAACCTATTATGCTATCGGTCTGGGACTGCTATCGATTGCCGAAGCAGTGCTGCGTGATCAACACACGGTGATGACGATCAGCAGCTTGATGAACGGTCAGTATGGAGTAAGCGGGATTGCAATCAGTCTACCAACAATCGTTGGTCGTGATGGTGCTGAGGAGGTGCTCAATTTACCATTGTCCGAACAGGAGATTGCTCTCTTTCAGCGCTCTGCCGGTATTCTAAAAGAACACCTGTCTCACGTTCAGTAA
- the cheB gene encoding chemotaxis-specific protein-glutamate methyltransferase CheB, with protein sequence MTNPLRVLVVDDSALMRRLLRQMLESDPTIRVVGEAGDGKTAIALTAELRPDVITLDVRMPVLDGVETTRQIMAYHPTPILVLSAAVSGQDANISFEALAAGALEVMEKPSLTDPDSLDHLRRVLIRRVKLIARIKVVTHLRGRRQPPPVERVSLGDTPHYVRTPRIAPGQFPVLVIGASTGGPKVVRQLLAGLPRTFGAAVIVVQHIAQGFGAGMAEWLAGASALPLELASEGMLLRPGHAILAPDRADLLIKPDGTVHLSMSPLLLQRPSIDITMTAVAELYGASAAGVLLTGMGRDGAVGMRAIRRAGGLTIAQDEASCTIFGMPRAAIELGAAELVLSPEEMIVVLSERFAGSASMP encoded by the coding sequence ATGACAAACCCTCTGCGCGTCCTTGTTGTCGATGACTCGGCGCTGATGCGTCGGTTGTTGCGGCAAATGCTTGAAAGTGATCCGACAATCCGCGTGGTCGGTGAGGCCGGTGATGGTAAGACGGCTATCGCGCTTACTGCTGAGCTGCGGCCTGATGTGATCACCCTCGATGTACGTATGCCGGTGCTCGATGGAGTCGAGACGACGCGCCAGATCATGGCGTACCATCCAACACCGATTCTGGTTCTATCCGCAGCAGTCAGCGGTCAAGACGCCAACATCTCGTTTGAGGCGCTGGCTGCCGGTGCGCTTGAGGTGATGGAAAAGCCAAGCCTGACCGATCCTGACTCGCTCGATCACCTGCGGCGGGTGCTTATCAGACGGGTGAAGCTTATTGCGCGGATCAAGGTCGTAACTCATCTACGCGGTCGTCGCCAGCCCCCACCTGTAGAACGTGTCTCTCTCGGTGATACGCCGCACTATGTGCGTACCCCGCGCATTGCCCCTGGTCAATTTCCGGTGCTGGTAATCGGCGCCTCGACCGGTGGGCCGAAAGTGGTTCGTCAGTTATTAGCCGGTCTACCCCGTACCTTTGGGGCAGCGGTCATCGTAGTGCAGCACATTGCGCAGGGGTTCGGGGCCGGAATGGCCGAATGGCTGGCCGGCGCAAGCGCACTTCCGCTGGAACTCGCTAGCGAGGGAATGCTGCTGCGACCCGGTCATGCTATTCTGGCCCCTGATCGTGCCGATCTCCTTATCAAACCTGATGGCACTGTTCATCTGAGCATGTCACCGTTGTTGCTCCAACGCCCTTCGATTGATATTACGATGACGGCAGTTGCCGAACTCTATGGAGCCAGTGCAGCAGGTGTACTATTGACCGGCATGGGGCGTGATGGGGCGGTTGGCATGCGGGCGATTCGACGGGCCGGTGGGCTGACGATTGCCCAGGACGAAGCCAGTTGTACCATTTTTGGTATGCCTCGTGCGGCGATTGAGTTGGGTGCTGCCGAGCTGGTCTTGTCACCCGAAGAGATGATAGTGGTATTGAGCGAGCGTTTTGCCGGATCTGCGAGTATGCCATGA
- a CDS encoding PP2C family protein-serine/threonine phosphatase: protein MPVRHDRLLPALPTRRRVWPSLLSHRQRRRIVVPKRQSPGEPALHEPVVDEAAQQRAREIEQELQLARDIQQGLLLEAAPHLPGWEVTAISLPARDLGGDLYDFLPLANGLHGIMIGDVSGKGLPAALRMAVARTVFRHEARRYADPASTIAAVNRGILSEIPHGMVTMLYLHLEPHTGAVRCANAGHTFPLLITDTIQELEISGLPLGVDSESEYTELNAVIAPGESLLLYTDGLIEATRADGAILGFERLVELIMVQPQRKPRALAAALVQEVRTWTNGVLSDDVTLVILRRRLLDLAAEMRSVIVDVIGSEAMHTLWATAFADGVPATVEAWRERLPQLQSLAQAQFGRGLARELLQQIRLTLDDYREHV from the coding sequence ATGCCCGTCCGTCATGATCGTCTGCTGCCAGCACTGCCCACACGGCGCCGGGTCTGGCCGAGTCTGTTAAGTCATCGCCAGCGCAGACGAATAGTTGTGCCAAAACGTCAGTCGCCAGGAGAACCTGCTCTTCATGAACCGGTAGTCGATGAGGCTGCCCAGCAGCGTGCCCGTGAGATTGAACAGGAGTTGCAGCTTGCCCGTGATATTCAGCAGGGCCTCTTGCTAGAGGCGGCGCCTCATCTCCCCGGCTGGGAAGTGACGGCGATCTCATTGCCGGCTCGTGATTTAGGTGGTGACCTCTACGATTTTCTCCCTCTGGCTAATGGCCTGCACGGCATCATGATCGGTGATGTCAGCGGCAAAGGTTTGCCTGCAGCTCTGCGTATGGCCGTGGCACGTACCGTCTTTCGCCACGAAGCCCGTCGGTATGCCGATCCGGCATCGACGATAGCTGCCGTAAATCGTGGTATCTTGAGCGAAATTCCGCATGGCATGGTCACGATGCTGTATCTGCACCTTGAACCGCATACGGGAGCGGTACGTTGTGCGAATGCCGGTCATACCTTTCCGTTGTTGATTACCGATACGATCCAGGAGCTAGAGATCAGCGGCTTACCATTAGGGGTTGATAGCGAGAGCGAATATACCGAATTGAATGCGGTCATTGCACCGGGTGAAAGCCTGCTGTTGTACACCGATGGTCTGATCGAAGCCACCCGTGCGGATGGTGCGATTTTGGGTTTCGAGCGTCTGGTCGAACTGATAATGGTTCAGCCACAGCGTAAGCCTCGTGCGCTAGCTGCGGCATTGGTGCAAGAGGTTCGTACCTGGACGAATGGTGTGCTCAGTGATGATGTGACCCTCGTGATCCTGCGGCGGCGGTTGCTCGATCTGGCAGCCGAAATGCGCAGCGTAATTGTCGATGTGATTGGGAGCGAGGCCATGCACACGCTTTGGGCAACGGCTTTTGCCGATGGGGTGCCGGCTACAGTTGAAGCATGGCGCGAGCGTCTGCCTCAATTACAATCACTGGCCCAGGCTCAGTTTGGACGTGGTCTGGCCCGCGAGCTATTGCAACAGATACGACTGACGCTCGATGACTATCGCGAGCATGTTTGA
- a CDS encoding response regulator translates to MPTILVVDDSRLVTDIVKMRLEMYGYTVRLAHSGEEALAAIAAEPPDLLVLDVQMPGIDGYEVCRRIREDPALDDLRIIMLTSSDDKRAAFEAGVDDYLNKDIDLLNLPNRVRLVLDME, encoded by the coding sequence ATGCCAACCATTCTGGTCGTTGATGATAGCCGTCTCGTTACCGACATCGTCAAGATGCGACTCGAGATGTATGGCTATACTGTTCGTCTCGCCCATAGTGGTGAGGAGGCGCTGGCCGCGATTGCTGCCGAACCGCCTGATCTGCTGGTGCTCGATGTGCAGATGCCTGGTATCGATGGCTACGAGGTGTGCCGTCGTATTCGTGAAGATCCGGCGCTCGATGATCTGCGTATCATTATGCTAACCTCATCTGATGACAAGCGCGCAGCGTTTGAAGCCGGGGTTGATGATTATCTCAACAAAGACATTGATCTCCTCAACCTGCCTAATCGGGTGCGACTGGTACTGGATATGGAATAA
- a CDS encoding ATP-binding protein has protein sequence MQRVELRIPSIPIFERVVRASAAEVGSAAGFSPEQVEDLKLAVSEAVNNAIDHGNRGDVAKLVAVTFEIDGEKLEIRVSDQGGGIERIDVSRRVVDDATLDAGYLRGFGMYLISALVDDYEVDSSQQGTVLTLRLYRKDRQQ, from the coding sequence ATGCAACGAGTAGAGTTACGTATTCCATCAATCCCTATCTTCGAGCGAGTGGTGCGGGCCAGCGCTGCTGAAGTTGGGAGTGCCGCCGGTTTTAGCCCCGAGCAGGTTGAAGATTTGAAACTGGCCGTCAGCGAAGCGGTCAACAATGCGATTGACCACGGGAATCGTGGGGATGTAGCTAAACTGGTTGCAGTAACGTTCGAGATCGACGGTGAAAAACTTGAGATTCGGGTGAGCGATCAGGGCGGCGGCATTGAACGAATCGATGTCTCGCGGCGCGTTGTTGATGATGCTACCCTTGATGCCGGCTATCTGCGCGGCTTTGGCATGTATCTGATCAGTGCGTTAGTTGATGATTATGAGGTCGATTCATCGCAACAGGGAACGGTGTTAACCCTTCGTTTGTATCGGAAGGATCGGCAACAATGA
- a CDS encoding tetratricopeptide repeat protein, translated as MASTNELQFMPLDLDTFTGSERFMTGTRLGAAFSQGMRAYLRAAYADAIEHFKAALIAAYVDGEEQAQIYERERAIIYLYIGNSLAFQDHWEEALREYLEAVQTDPQLAEAHYNLGVAFAALGQIDRAIAAFKETLEHNPNLYEAHFALGRCYQRIDDAGRAYIHFSSACNARPQAAEPRYYMGLMHQSHGAHELAQRCFAEALRVEPTFVSPEPLPDEPLVQRSEEEVAQWYYRLSQALKQQGYEEEAERIYRALLQWRPQEYAARYLLGNLLARQRRFEEAYAEYEQIPPQHRHYVDARLRMSAILRLQKKPKQAYELLFACARLNPHHGQLFLHMGKLLYDMGMNTQAARAFERAVQLMPTDAQAHYLLGFVYNTLGRDTWALAAWRKAVQLAPEAHSLRFDLGYMYIRRGRYDLAAAEFQQVLEQWPDDLETQFMLGLCYKELLEPARAIPLFEKVLRRNPRHAQALYYLGACYLQVGNTSLGKAYLRRYDHLVRQTATMNGNSRSRPVPSSRLSS; from the coding sequence ATGGCGTCAACCAACGAACTACAATTCATGCCCCTCGATCTCGACACCTTTACCGGGAGCGAGCGCTTCATGACCGGAACGCGGCTGGGTGCTGCGTTCAGTCAGGGAATGCGTGCATACCTGCGAGCGGCGTATGCTGATGCGATTGAACATTTCAAAGCTGCTCTGATAGCCGCGTATGTGGACGGAGAAGAGCAGGCGCAAATCTACGAGCGTGAGCGGGCGATTATTTACCTCTACATTGGTAATTCGCTTGCCTTTCAAGATCACTGGGAAGAAGCGTTACGCGAATATCTTGAAGCGGTACAGACCGATCCCCAGTTAGCCGAAGCGCATTACAACCTGGGGGTCGCGTTTGCTGCTCTCGGTCAGATTGATCGGGCGATTGCTGCATTTAAAGAGACGCTTGAGCACAATCCCAACCTCTACGAAGCCCACTTTGCGCTTGGCCGCTGCTACCAGCGGATCGATGATGCTGGCCGGGCATACATTCATTTCAGCAGCGCCTGTAATGCACGTCCGCAGGCTGCCGAACCTCGTTACTACATGGGCTTGATGCATCAGAGCCACGGTGCGCACGAGCTGGCGCAACGCTGTTTTGCCGAAGCATTGCGGGTCGAGCCAACCTTTGTTTCGCCGGAGCCATTACCCGATGAACCACTGGTGCAGCGCAGTGAAGAAGAGGTGGCCCAATGGTATTACCGGCTGAGTCAGGCGCTGAAACAGCAGGGGTACGAAGAAGAGGCTGAGCGGATTTATCGAGCACTGTTGCAATGGCGTCCGCAAGAGTATGCTGCTCGCTATCTGCTGGGCAACCTTCTGGCCCGCCAGCGTCGGTTTGAGGAAGCCTACGCCGAATACGAACAGATACCACCCCAGCACCGCCACTACGTCGATGCCCGCTTGCGCATGAGTGCCATTCTGCGCCTGCAAAAGAAACCGAAACAGGCGTATGAACTGCTCTTTGCCTGTGCCCGGCTCAACCCGCATCACGGTCAACTCTTCTTGCACATGGGTAAGCTCCTCTACGATATGGGGATGAATACTCAGGCAGCCCGTGCATTCGAGCGTGCCGTTCAACTGATGCCAACCGATGCGCAGGCTCATTATCTGCTCGGTTTTGTCTACAATACATTAGGGCGTGACACCTGGGCGCTGGCGGCCTGGCGGAAAGCTGTACAGTTGGCTCCCGAAGCCCATTCGCTGCGCTTCGATTTGGGCTACATGTACATTCGGCGTGGTCGTTACGACCTGGCGGCGGCAGAGTTTCAGCAGGTCCTCGAACAATGGCCAGACGATCTGGAAACCCAGTTTATGCTGGGTTTGTGCTACAAAGAACTTCTCGAACCGGCGCGGGCAATCCCGTTGTTTGAAAAAGTGCTCCGGCGTAACCCTCGTCACGCTCAGGCATTGTATTATCTCGGTGCTTGCTACCTGCAAGTAGGTAATACCTCGCTTGGCAAGGCGTATCTGCGTCGCTATGATCATCTCGTTCGTCAGACAGCAACGATGAATGGTAATTCCCGGTCGCGTCCGGTGCCTTCATCGCGCCTGTCATCGTGA